tatgagactttgtctcaacacctactcgctaacagcTTTATCAgagggaaagtggatgccactctcttcactaaagtcgttgatggtcatcttctgatagtacaaatttacgtagacgatataatttttgggtcaacaaatgagaaattgtgcaaagatttcgaacaggtgatgaagcagaaattcgaaatgtcatcaatgggggagatgaaattctttctgggtctacaagttgaacaacttcctgaggtaattttcattcaccagacgaagtacgtgcatgatattctagagaaatttggaatgtcaagttctactccagctgctaccccacttacgactaatcatgggattcactcagatctcaccggagacagggctgatgaaacgttctaccgttccatgataggttcattgatgtacttaactgcttcacgtcctgatatcatgtacccaacgtgcctcgcagcaagatatcaatctaacccgagagcttcgcacatgatcattgttaagaggatattacgttacttgaaaggaacacccacattggggttgtggtatcctggaaaaggcgattttacgctcgaagggtattccgattcggatttcggatgctgcaaagtcaatacgaAATCAacgactgcaggatgccagttctttggacctagattggttacctggcagtgtaagaaacaaacgtctgtggcgttatctacatgtgaagcggagtatgtttctgctagcagttgctgctctcagatcctgtggatacagcaacagatgcgcaactacggtttgcagtttcttaacacacctctgtttgttgataatgaggccgctattaacattactaaaaatccagtacatcacgctaaaactaaacatatagaaattcgtcatcactttattcgcgattgcttcgagaaaaagttgatacaaATTGAAAAAATCCACATTGACGAACAAAAGgttgatttgcataccaaagcttttgataaaaatcggtttcaatatttgtaaaaacttaatggtatgaaactgctttcggtgtcggatggaattgtgagcgttgatgagagtactgttgcggatgaagacgagaaacaatctgtaatggtttgtcgattttttacttgttttggtatttagggggagagatAGTTGTATATAGtctattttcagaaaatacaaaaacaataaaaaatgcaaaaatacaaaaacatgataaaattgaaaaagagcttgtgtatatagggaaaatgatagtacatcggctagacaattacagtatgctaaagatttgtaaagtctaaatgagttaaacaatcttactgatgatgtgtcgataggttttcacacatttagtagatttattcgggatataaacctaaaatttcaaacttgtgagcgtggggaacactacttggatatataggtaacccctgaaatctcgtttgaaaggtctcgtattctgatatactaggtttttatactcaatgatgtctggggtattattccgggacttctgctgaacggaagttctgacctagtccttggctaatactttcaccacaatgcttgaaacatagcataaaccctcagcatgcggatgaaacaataaaattgatagtcgctgctgttgtaactacaagatcctctaaaggggacatactgaaaagtcgaagctgatatctctctgcgtatacggaagtatcgacctgagatccctcagccctcgcatacctaatttatgtacatatatcattgtagtatactcacctgtaagactgaatattgggattctggatacgggagtatattcaaggggtgggacacatgaattgagctaagttcataaaacatctaaatcgtatcctgaatagattgaaacctgtgtgagaatttaagatggatcagtatatcgacaatcgaggtgaattgtttaagtttgagcatgtaattaagcttaacggtactagtaatttgtctgagaagctgatatgattccctgacacgctcgccaaaaataagtttgtatacagttcaatttctttattttccgcaatttaagttttctgtatttcatttcttagtttagaacacattataaaatccaaaaagattttatttctgctttattttttgacaaaccaaagtagagagttgattgttggattctcagagattgaagcagatgcaggagattctaagctgaagaatgaggagagcttattttGTTGTAGTTTGAAGATGTTttcaaagtcaaaacaagttcattaacttgatacttgttattttcagaaaaaaattTGAGAATGTTTTTACTAAATCAGTCTAATTtgtcaaatgatcaaccagggtcattaagttgaacttggtagattaatcaagtgatcagggtcattaacttgaacctgaatacttgagtggatttctaaagctgattgtgTTAGTGATTCATTGTTTGagaagatagattgtaatgttattggttgagtaacagggttggacttcattattcccaatggaagctaaatgtcaaagattgaaccagatatctcagattctagcatatcgagagggggagtctgtgaaagggggagtctggatcaactgtcaaagggaagatggaagtCAGAGCTAGGTGGTAATCCtaaaacctgtgaagatagagtgaTTATGATGaaaagacagagagttggagaaaagaccaagactgaagactcgggagctgaagactacgtcaacatccaagggggagtttgttgatgcatggaatgtctgttgacttcgtctgcattacgtcttaggtcaagattggtcaaTATAGGATCTAGAAAGTCTAAATTAGTTTAGTTGTTGTAGTTTCGTTTATGAGTACATAGGTTGTTgaaggttccgcttatgtgtcaagagGTTTCGATTATAAGTCATCTTgaaggttccgcttatgtgtcatgcaTTACAAGCGAAACCACTGGGACTATATATAGCATTCATAAGCGAAACCATAGGAGTCATGCATGTACGTTGAAGCGGACCTGTGTAATTGCTTTGTTactgaaactctgtcaaattcacttcaaaaagcaataaaagagaaggaattgaataggaaagctgttgttacttcatttacgttgattccgccttcgtacgtgaagatgaacgttctctactgactattcagggtcggaacacggtccaacagcTTGAATTTGGATCAGAGTGAATttgagagtttagagagagagaagagagagagtttAGAGAGAGTTTGTGTGCAGATTTCctttatttaaacatgtttttttatttttacacaATAGCCCCTTCAAATAAGTTTTTTTACACAATAGTCCCTGTGAGGTGAAATGACAAAGATGCCCTTatgtgcaagtcacatgaccatatttaacaaaaaagtCTGACTGAATTAggactaaaggacataacgtgcaggattttgaaacgttatgGACAAAACTCGTGaaatttaaagacaaaggacaccgcctgcaatttagtacaaacataaaggacaaaacttgtaatttactctaaatctTATTTACAAACCAAAATTCAACCAAGATTTTAGGCGGAGATGACAAGACATGTACATGTAAAACCGTTAACTTGTTTAAACATTATTGACTTGCCAACCCGTCTTAACTCATTTGGATAAGTGGGTGCATGGGTCCTGTTCGAGTTTATATCTTTACACTAATACATATACAAATCGTGTTCAGGTGAAACAATTGGTCAAACAGGATCCGCCAACCCAATACGATTGGCACCCTGCACACCCTAGTCTGTTGTACCACCATTCAAATTACAGAAATCTACAAGCCAAATTTAAAGAGAAAGAAGTGCAATATAGCTTGAAAGGGATTCTCTCTTCAAGATTCATAGACAACTGAGGTGAACCAATGATTTCCATGTCACCACGACAGTCGGTCCAACTTGAGTTTGTATTGCTTCTCCTTCTTCGTCTTGAAATAAAAGAACGAAAACAAGCAAGAGACTAGAGAGTCAGTATTAGTACTTTCGTGCCTGAAAGAATACAACTTTTGTAATCAGATTCAAGATCCAACGAGCCCTTTAAATCGAGCATAGAAAACAATCAGAAGAAAAAGAACTGCAGAGAATGCACCCGACACAATCACCACCTGTCAAGTTTCACCATACACGAAACACGTCAATCTTTCATCTTGAAAGCGTAATTCAAAGGAATACAACCTCCTATATCGCTTTATTATGCAATTAGGAAAAAAACTGTCATATTTTAGCTTTTGTAAATATATTTAGCACCACAAGTATTCATAAAGAAGTAAATTTCAGAGTTGGGTCAACTCACCCATACCAAAAATCACTCGTTTTAACATGTTACCCAACCCGCATCAACCATTTAAATTTTCAACACTGACCCATTTAAACATGTAGCCGTGATCGTCATTCCACGTGTAAGGTATATTCATCCCAAATATGCCAGTCACTAAAGCATATATTGACATACATACGGTTCCTGAACTTAGAAAGAGCTCCAGCTGCCATCATACATATAAATGGAAATGAGATGATCCTCAAATTCAAGCTACTGCTGATAAACAGGAAAACATAGGATATGTCAAACCTGAATTAGCTGATTTCTATGATTGTCAAGCTGTAGTAAAAAACAATATAGCAGTTTCAGATTCATAATTACTGCATAGTCGACGACGACGTTGTTTAAAAGATAAAAAGTCATCGAATGCTTCTGCATACCTGAATGTTAATGTAATCTTCTGTATCATCAATATATTCGCGCAGCTGCAGAATTTTATAATTAAAAGTTAAATCGAAAAGCTTCATTCCAACCAAATGCAAGCAGATATAAAACttttttgaaattaaaaattttaaaatcacTCACGCTTGTTAACTTGTTTAACGTTCCATCAATTTGCATAAAGTAGGCCTGAAACACATCCAAAAAAATGCAATTATCaagggtttctttttttttttttttttgttgagaaGTATATAAAATAATGAAGGATTGTAGAAGAAGTTAAGGTTGTAAGTTGTAACCTCTAGAAGCATCTCGAGCTCCTCAACGTCATTCTCGTCTCCATGAACCGTAATTACACTTGCCCTGCTAGCTCGAGATATCTTTGAGCCTATAGTGGGTGACCCAAGAAACCAACCAGCTGCACCTGACCCGCTTACTGGTGAACCAGAAGACAACTTCCTTGATAAGTAAAGGTCTGCCATGTCATCATCGTCATCTAAAAGTCGTTCAAGTTCATCCCTAACCTGCAAGTCAGCGAACAAGAATCATATCGATAATCACTTCTACCCAAACACTCTACATTAACTATTAAAACTTCAAGACGCAGTCCAAAGACTTCCCCAAATGTTGTTAAAACTGATTTCGAAGGTAAGCAAACAATCATGTGTACCTTTTGAACACGAGCAGTCAACCTTGTCATTGCACTTTTCAGTTTACGAACCCGATCCAAGTTACGGCTACTGATCTGCCAATCAAAACGGCCATGGTATTATAACTAAGAACACAGATTTAGAAACACACAATCCAGCAACCAATACAACCATGAACAATTAGACAGTTATCTATATAAAATTGACAAACAAGAATATTATCATGTAATATTTAGAGAAGCACATACCTTAGATGTAAGCTCATCCAAGGCTGGGTATGCATCGGTTTCTAGTTCAGTGGTACGGGCAGCATGAAAGCTGCAGATGGCCTCTAGGAAAACCTCAAGTGCTCGGAATTCAAACGGAGATTCTGCATGcatttttatttgttaaaaaagaAGTTAAAACGGTTTCTTTTTAAACCCAAGAACAAGAAAGtagaaaaaaacaataaattaaataattaataaataaataaatagaaaaGGGGAGTCTGTACAAACATACCATCTTCTTCACCAGTTTCAACATCGTTGGCATTTACAACAGGCAATCTCCTCCTAAGTTCCTCAACAACTGGTATTACATTGTCATCCCAAGGATCTCGAAGCAACACCTACCCAAGGAAATGAAAACGAAGATCTCGTTAATTAACTGATTATATAATGAAGCTGTATTGGTTTAACTGAAGCACCATATAGATTCTTGTTGGAATATGTAAGGGCACAAGATGTTAAGCGTCATTTATACTGAATTTAAAGATTTTACAGAGAAAATCAAAGGAAGAAATACTAAAGTAATTCTAACCTCTTCAGCAGTGACAATAGCCTTGATATGCTGCATCATACCAATAAACCAACAAAAACTATAATTAGTTCACAAACCAACAGGTGAAATCCGACATCACTTTAACAATAATCCAAATTGTGATAATTTATTATAATGAATTGATCGTTATAACAAGATGCAGAACAGAACATGTGTTCCATTAAGACAAAAAGGCCAGGCTTTAAACTATAAATGAAGGATAATAAGAAGCAATGAACAAAACAAACCAGAAGGAAGAGAAAAATACGTGGACCTTTTTAACTCAACCATACTAGAATTTGACATCTATGAATAAAAATACTTAAGCAAAAATGTCCAAACAATAACTGGATACCATGCAATAAGACAAACAAAGACATCATCTGGACAAAAACTATTGGTATCAGTATTTCAATAATATTACTTTAAACAAGAGGTAATTTATTACGACCCATTGTTGGTGAAAAAGGCCTAAACGGGTTGACCCTGTTGATGAAAATGGTGCAATGGAGCTGCTGTTCGGATCTAACCCATGCCAACCACAACCCTTCTAATTTTCAGCCATGTTCTAGTTAGTGGGAAGTTTTATTTAGTTTATTGACTGCTATGTCAGATTAAAGTTAGGGCCTTTGAACTATGTTTTTTGATTCTTTCGTATTGTTCTTGTGTAAAACCAACTATATTAAACACTTATTTCATAAGATATTCATCAACAAAATATTATACAAAGTTCAGGTTGTTGATCAAAACTCTGAAAAAATGAAATTGAAAGTAGTCTACCAAAGTTGAAACGTCAAATAATAAGTCATTTCCTAAGGTCAAcaagtacaaaaaaaaaaaaaaaaaaaaaaaaaaacccctctGTCCTTCaaccaaggttggagaactcgttAGTTGCTAGTCAGCCGGTGAGGTGGAGACTAGCGACTACGCGGGATTACCCGGAATTAATTGAgattaatcggatcgggttttttatatgtaatttaacttttatgtatacatatacacattgttataggtaaatattttaagtagctaggttttaactcttactcaactcattttCTTAAGTATTcaagattaattgttggaatttaCATGGTTTGGTTGAAAACAGGccggaatttagaggttttggccggaatatacaGGCTTTTTGCCGGAATCTGGCCGGAATCACCATTTTTGGCTAGCCGACTAGTGATTAATGGACTGATTAACGAAAA
The sequence above is drawn from the Helianthus annuus cultivar XRQ/B chromosome 12, HanXRQr2.0-SUNRISE, whole genome shotgun sequence genome and encodes:
- the LOC110895933 gene encoding magnesium transporter MRS2-I isoform X1 — its product is MAREVLAETETTSLEGMLVKKKGTASARSWILIDSDVNETVMDIDKYAIMHRVQIHARDLRILDPLLSYPSTILGRERAIVLNLEHIKAIVTAEEVLLRDPWDDNVIPVVEELRRRLPVVNANDVETGEEDESPFEFRALEVFLEAICSFHAARTTELETDAYPALDELTSKISSRNLDRVRKLKSAMTRLTARVQKVRDELERLLDDDDDMADLYLSRKLSSGSPVSGSGAAGWFLGSPTIGSKISRASRASVITVHGDENDVEELEMLLEAYFMQIDGTLNKLTSLREYIDDTEDYINIQLDNHRNQLIQLELFLSSGTVCMSIYALVTGIFGMNIPYTWNDDHGYMFKWVVIVSGAFSAVLFLLIVFYARFKGLVGS
- the LOC110895933 gene encoding magnesium transporter MRS2-I isoform X2; translated protein: MAREVLAETETTSLEGMLVKKKGTASARSWILIDSDVNETVMDIDKYAIMHRVQIHARDLRILDPLLSYPSTILGRERAIVLNLEHIKAIVTAEEVLLRDPWDDNVIPVVEELRRRLPVVNANDVETGEEDESPFEFRALEVFLEAICSFHAARTTELETDAYPALDELTSKISSRNLDRVRKLKSAMTRLTARVQKVRDELERLLDDDDDMADLYLSRKLSSGSPVSGSGAAGWFLGSPTIGSKISRASRASVITVHGDENDVEELEMLLEAYFMQIDGTLNKLTSLREYIDDTEDYINIQLDNHRNQLIQLELFLSSGTVCMSIYALVTGIFGMNIPYTWNDDHGYMFKWARKY